From the genome of Ignavibacteriales bacterium, one region includes:
- a CDS encoding restriction endonuclease subunit S: MKLKEGYRQTEVGIIPNDWEIKRLGDLGSFKKGKGINKDNVISDGLPCIRYGEIYTHHNEYIKKFNSFINYETARDSQKISQGDLLFAGSGETAEEIGKCVAFLDNIEAYAGGDIIILSPKDYDSKFLCFLLNNNIVTKQKTQLGQGDAVVHIYSRNLRSILIPLPPTKEEQTTIAQALSDTDELINSLDGLIAKKRNIKQGAMQQLLTGKKRLPGFRGEWKIVLFQELADKTIKWSFTGGPFGSNLKTTHYTNEGIRIIQLQNIGDGCFIDDYKIYTSIQKANELISCNIYPGELILSKMGDPVARACIIPSNEKRYLMSSDGIRLAVDKNRFSKVFIYYYLNFRAFRTIVDSASTGSTRKRIGLNDLKTLPLILPFLHEQIAISQILCDMDSEIESLEKKRDKYKAIKQGIMQELLTGRIRLV, translated from the coding sequence ATGAAATTGAAAGAGGGTTATAGACAAACGGAAGTTGGAATTATTCCTAATGATTGGGAAATAAAAAGACTAGGTGATTTAGGTTCTTTTAAAAAGGGAAAGGGAATCAATAAAGATAATGTGATTTCTGATGGATTACCTTGCATAAGGTACGGTGAAATTTATACACACCACAATGAATACATTAAAAAATTTAATTCATTTATAAATTATGAAACAGCTAGAGATAGTCAAAAAATTAGTCAAGGTGATTTGCTGTTTGCTGGTTCTGGAGAAACCGCTGAAGAAATTGGAAAGTGCGTTGCTTTTCTAGATAATATTGAAGCATATGCTGGAGGTGATATCATTATTCTCTCACCAAAAGACTATGATTCAAAATTCCTTTGTTTTTTACTGAACAATAATATTGTAACAAAGCAAAAAACTCAACTTGGACAAGGAGATGCAGTAGTACATATTTACTCGCGTAATTTAAGATCCATACTAATTCCTCTTCCTCCAACAAAAGAAGAACAAACCACCATTGCCCAAGCGCTTAGTGATACAGACGAACTCATTAACTCACTAGATGGACTCATTGCCAAAAAACGCAACATAAAACAAGGCGCGATGCAGCAACTCCTAACCGGCAAAAAACGTTTACCTGGTTTTAGAGGTGAGTGGAAAATCGTTTTATTTCAAGAACTGGCTGACAAAACTATCAAATGGAGTTTTACTGGCGGTCCATTTGGGTCAAATCTTAAAACTACTCATTATACTAATGAAGGAATCAGAATTATTCAGTTGCAAAATATTGGGGATGGCTGTTTTATTGATGATTATAAAATTTATACATCAATTCAAAAAGCTAATGAATTAATTAGCTGTAATATATATCCTGGTGAACTTATACTTTCAAAAATGGGTGACCCTGTTGCTAGAGCCTGTATTATTCCGAGTAATGAAAAGCGTTATTTAATGTCATCCGATGGAATTCGTCTTGCGGTTGATAAAAATAGATTTAGCAAAGTATTTATCTATTATTATCTGAATTTTCGTGCTTTTAGAACCATTGTAGATTCTGCAAGTACTGGTTCTACAAGAAAAAGGATTGGACTAAACGATTTGAAAACTCTTCCATTAATACTCCCCTTTTTACATGAACAAATTGCAATCTCGCAAATTCTATGCGATATGGATTCCGAAATTGAATCTCTCGAGAAGAAACGTGATAAATATAAAGCCATCAAACAAGGTATAATGCAAGAACTGTTAACTGGAAGAATAAGACTGGTATAA
- a CDS encoding HsdR family type I site-specific deoxyribonuclease, which yields MIQIGDVERKTQNRIVKLFKNLLKYDYLDNWEDRPNNNNIEVEYLTAYLKSKKVSPILISKTLDKLRIVANNDSETLYTNNKNFYSLLRYGVQIQEEAGQNHDNVELIDWDNPGNNHFAIAEEVTLFGNHEKRPDIVIYVNGIALAVLELKRSIVSIGDGIRQSIVNQQKEFIQSFFSTVQIVFAGNDTEGLRYGTIGTPEKYFLKWKEDSSEQNLLDKYLLLLCDKKRFLEIIHDFLLFDGGIKKLCRTHQYFGVKAAQDFYKKREGGIIWHTQGSGKSLVMVWLAKWILEHNPNARIVILTDRDELDKQIERVFGDVGETLKRTSSGKNLMELLNNPLPRMMCSLIHKFGQKNVDNFDSFIEELKSGPTHTYGEIFVFVDECHRTNSGKLHKFMKAILKNAVFIGFTGTPLLKKDKQTSIDVFGRYIHTYKFNEAVEDGVVLDLVYEARDIDQRISSPEKIDAWFEVKTKELNSFQKSELKRKWGTMQQVLSSKKRLDQIVRDIIIDFSLRPRLSSDYGNAILIARSIFDASRYYDLFQETELRNKCAIITSYSPTTRDISTEDTGANTDTDKEFIYNTYKSLLNGKRTEVYEDEAKELFKKEPATMKLLIVVDKLLTGFDAPPCSYLYIDKNMQDHGLFQAICRVNRLDGDDKPFGYIVDYKDLFKKVEYAVAVYTSELDYDQLDKEDVDIMLKSRLEKGKERLDSSMEELSLLCEPAPPPKNQLSYIRFFCGDPENPNDLKANEVKRTALYLKVVAFIRAYANIAIELAEAGYSLKEIEEIKAKLDFYLNLREEIRKTSGETLDLKTYEADMRFLIDNFIQADESKVISKFGELTLLDLIVKSGIADAINSLPQSMKNSKQAIQEAIENNIRQKIIQEHLIDPAYFEEMSKLLDQLIKERKQNAVSYEEYLKKIDALAKRVVIGNPPDLPSEIKTKAQKALYNNVGKQKDLAIALDKAIMESRKADWRDNNGPREKEVKAAMYKILKDINEVERIFAIVKQQNEY from the coding sequence ATGATACAAATTGGTGACGTTGAGCGTAAAACTCAAAATCGTATTGTAAAACTATTTAAAAATCTGCTTAAATACGATTACCTTGATAATTGGGAAGATCGCCCTAACAATAACAACATCGAAGTAGAATATTTAACTGCATATCTCAAAAGTAAAAAAGTCAGTCCAATACTTATCAGTAAAACATTGGATAAACTTCGCATTGTTGCTAATAATGATTCTGAAACTCTTTACACCAACAACAAAAATTTCTATAGTTTACTTCGCTATGGTGTTCAAATCCAAGAAGAAGCCGGGCAAAATCATGATAATGTTGAACTTATCGATTGGGATAACCCTGGAAATAATCACTTCGCTATAGCAGAAGAAGTTACTCTTTTTGGTAATCATGAAAAACGACCGGATATTGTTATCTATGTAAATGGCATAGCTCTCGCTGTTTTAGAATTAAAACGCAGTATTGTTTCAATTGGTGATGGAATACGCCAAAGTATTGTTAACCAGCAAAAGGAATTTATTCAATCCTTCTTCTCAACTGTTCAAATTGTATTTGCCGGCAATGATACAGAAGGTTTACGTTATGGAACTATCGGTACTCCCGAAAAATATTTTCTTAAATGGAAAGAAGACAGCTCCGAACAAAATCTGCTGGATAAATATCTTTTACTTCTTTGTGATAAAAAAAGATTTTTAGAAATTATTCACGATTTCCTGCTATTTGACGGCGGTATTAAAAAACTTTGCCGCACCCATCAATACTTTGGTGTTAAAGCCGCTCAAGATTTTTATAAAAAAAGAGAAGGCGGAATCATTTGGCATACCCAAGGTAGCGGTAAAAGTTTGGTTATGGTTTGGCTTGCCAAATGGATACTAGAACATAATCCCAATGCTAGAATTGTTATTCTAACTGATCGAGATGAATTAGATAAACAGATTGAAAGAGTTTTTGGAGATGTAGGTGAAACTCTTAAACGCACTTCTAGTGGTAAGAATCTTATGGAGTTGCTTAATAATCCATTACCAAGAATGATGTGTTCCCTTATTCACAAATTCGGTCAGAAAAATGTGGATAATTTTGATTCGTTTATTGAAGAATTAAAAAGCGGGCCTACCCATACATATGGCGAGATATTTGTTTTTGTTGATGAATGTCATCGCACAAATTCCGGTAAACTTCACAAGTTTATGAAGGCAATACTTAAAAATGCTGTTTTTATTGGCTTCACCGGAACCCCGCTTCTTAAAAAAGATAAACAAACAAGTATCGATGTTTTTGGTAGATACATTCATACATATAAATTTAATGAAGCAGTTGAAGATGGAGTTGTTTTGGATTTGGTTTACGAAGCACGAGATATCGATCAAAGAATTTCTTCTCCCGAGAAAATTGATGCGTGGTTTGAAGTAAAGACCAAAGAATTAAATTCCTTCCAGAAATCTGAACTAAAAAGAAAATGGGGAACTATGCAGCAAGTGCTTAGTTCAAAAAAACGTCTTGATCAAATTGTTAGAGATATTATAATTGATTTCAGTCTTAGACCGCGACTTAGCTCAGATTACGGAAATGCAATTCTAATTGCTCGCAGTATTTTTGACGCTTCAAGATACTATGACCTATTCCAAGAAACAGAACTTCGAAATAAATGTGCAATAATTACTTCATATTCACCAACAACTCGAGATATAAGTACGGAGGATACTGGTGCTAACACAGATACAGATAAAGAATTTATTTATAACACATACAAATCACTTCTTAATGGCAAAAGAACAGAAGTCTATGAAGATGAAGCTAAAGAACTTTTCAAAAAAGAACCTGCCACTATGAAGCTGCTTATTGTTGTTGACAAATTACTTACTGGATTTGATGCGCCACCATGTAGTTATCTTTACATTGATAAGAATATGCAAGACCATGGCTTATTCCAAGCTATATGCCGTGTTAATCGTTTGGATGGAGATGATAAACCATTTGGTTACATCGTAGATTACAAGGATTTATTCAAGAAAGTAGAATATGCTGTTGCCGTTTATACATCGGAACTGGATTATGATCAGCTTGATAAAGAAGACGTTGATATTATGCTCAAGAGCAGATTGGAAAAAGGTAAAGAGCGTTTAGATTCTTCTATGGAAGAATTATCACTTTTATGTGAGCCTGCGCCTCCTCCTAAAAATCAGTTGTCATATATAAGATTTTTCTGTGGCGATCCGGAAAATCCGAATGACCTTAAAGCCAATGAAGTAAAAAGAACTGCTCTTTATTTAAAAGTAGTCGCATTTATTAGGGCATACGCGAATATCGCTATAGAATTAGCTGAAGCTGGTTATTCATTGAAGGAAATCGAAGAGATCAAAGCTAAACTCGATTTCTATCTCAACCTTAGAGAAGAGATTCGTAAAACAAGTGGAGAAACTCTCGATCTAAAAACTTATGAAGCTGACATGCGTTTCTTGATTGATAATTTTATTCAAGCTGATGAAAGTAAAGTTATTTCTAAATTTGGTGAGCTTACACTTTTGGATCTGATTGTTAAATCCGGTATAGCTGATGCAATCAACAGTTTACCACAAAGCATGAAGAACAGCAAACAAGCCATTCAAGAAGCTATCGAGAATAATATCCGTCAGAAAATTATTCAAGAACATCTTATTGATCCCGCATACTTTGAAGAAATGTCTAAACTCTTAGATCAATTAATTAAAGAAAGAAAACAAAATGCGGTTAGCTATGAAGAATATCTGAAAAAAATTGATGCCCTTGCAAAACGAGTTGTTATTGGTAATCCGCCGGATCTTCCATCCGAAATTAAGACTAAGGCACAGAAGGCTTTATACAATAATGTCGGTAAACAAAAAGATTTGGCTATAGCATTAGACAAAGCTATTATGGAATCACGGAAAGCTGATTGGCGCGATAATAATGGTCCGAGAGAAAAAGAAGTAAAAGCAGCGATGTACAAAATTTTAAAAGACATAAACGAAGTAGAAAGAATTTTTGCAATTGTTAAGCAGCAAAATGAATATTGA
- a CDS encoding SprT family zinc-dependent metalloprotease yields the protein MNIEKQQIKLGDISIDVIYKNIKNIHLSVHPPTGRVRIASPTRFKLDSLRVYAISKLNWIKKQQHKIQSQDREAPREYITRETHYYLGKRFLLNVIITNSTPKIILNHSTIELHVRENSTLLQRKTLMNEWYRESLKEIIPEYIERWEKILNVKVNEYGIKKMKTRWGTCNIKDQRIWINLELAKKPIQCLEYIIVHEMIHLIERTHNERFLALMKKFLPQWKLYKEELNRFPLNHEEWDY from the coding sequence ATGAATATTGAGAAACAACAAATAAAATTAGGTGATATCTCTATTGATGTGATTTATAAGAATATTAAGAATATTCATCTAAGTGTTCATCCTCCAACCGGCAGAGTTAGAATCGCTTCTCCTACTCGATTCAAATTGGATTCGCTGCGGGTTTATGCAATTTCAAAATTAAATTGGATAAAAAAACAACAACATAAAATTCAATCACAAGATAGAGAAGCGCCTAGAGAATATATCACTCGTGAGACTCATTATTACCTTGGTAAAAGATTTTTATTGAATGTAATCATTACTAATTCCACACCTAAAATTATTCTTAACCACTCCACAATTGAATTACATGTTCGTGAAAACTCTACTCTATTACAGCGAAAAACTTTGATGAACGAGTGGTATAGAGAAAGCTTAAAAGAAATTATTCCGGAATACATTGAACGATGGGAAAAGATATTAAATGTAAAAGTTAATGAGTATGGAATAAAAAAAATGAAAACCCGTTGGGGCACATGCAATATAAAAGATCAACGAATCTGGATAAATTTAGAATTAGCCAAGAAACCGATTCAATGTTTAGAGTATATTATCGTTCATGAGATGATTCATCTTATAGAAAGAACACACAACGAAAGATTCCTTGCCTTGATGAAAAAATTCCTCCCTCAATGGAAGTTATATAAAGAAGAACTCAACCGTTTTCCACTTAATCATGAGGAGTGGGATTACTGA